CGTAGTGCGGTTCCTGCGGCGGACCCTTGGCATCGGTTGGAACGAGCCGGCGGGCGAATCGGCCCAGGCGATCGCTCCAGAGGTACTTCGCCGCGGCCTCGCGAATCTCGGCAGCAGCTTTGCCGTACTTCTCGGCACGATCCGAGTCGCCGAAGCTGACGGCGAAGTTCCGCGCCGCGATCAGTCCGCCGTAGACGGTGGCGACCGTGAACGCGTGGATACCCCACCGCTCCTCCCACAGGTCATAGCTCGGAAGTGGCAGGCCGGTCTTGTCGTCGCGGTACGCGCACATGAAGTCGGCCGCCGGGATGACGACGTCAATCCACAACGGGCGGACGTACTCCGTGTCGCGGTAGCGCCAGTAGTGACGCCACATCGCCCATACGACGAGCGCGGTCTCGTCTTCCTGGATGGGCAGCGACGGCTCGCCGTCCTTGATCCACGGGTGCCAGCTGGAGGCGGGCGAGCCGTCGGGGTTGTACTTGTGCAGGAAAAAGCCCTCGGGTTGGATCAACCGCTGACAGAAGCTGTAGAAGTTGCGGGCCAAGTCGCTGAACCCACAGAGATCAAGCGCGTCCGCGACGAGTGCTCCGTCCCTCGGCCACATGTAGCTGTATGTGTCGCGGGCGAATTGCATGATGTCGCTGTCGTTCGCCGCCAGGATCGCGCCTTCGTCGTCGATCTGCGTGCGGACGGTCAGCAGCGACCGCTTGAACATCTTGACGACCGGCTCGGACAGGTCGCCGAACTGGACGCCCGCGCCCTGGCTCCAGAGTCGCCAGTAGTCGGTCGTGCGTTTGACGACCCGGCCGGGCGTCTGTCGCGTGAGCCAGCGGTGCAGCTCTGCCACCTCGTCACGACTCTTGCCGGCAATGATGGCCATGTAGAGCGTGCGGGTCTCGCCGGGGGCTAGGTGGACGTTGATGCTCATCGTCGCGTCGACGGCACCCTGGGCGATCGGGTTCATGCCCAGCTTGCCGTCCTCGGCATCGCGGTACGTGCCCTCTGCCCCACCGAAGCCGCTGGTGCCGGTGGCGTACTCATCGACGCGCTGGCTAATGGGGTACTCACCGCCGTTGCCGTGCTCTTCGAAGAACGTGGCGGAGAGGTACCGCTTGCCGCGGTAGTGGACCATGCTCTTGAGTTCGGGATCGTAGTACGCGGTGTCGCCGATCCGCGTTCCGAACATCAGGAAGTCGTTATGGTGAAACAGCTTCACCAGCCGGGCGGAGTCGAGACGGTTGTGGACGCGCACCTTGCGGACCAGGACGTTGCGGTTGAAGTCGACGACGTCGTTGCAGTGCAGGCTGATCTGCAACTCGTCGTGCCACAGGTCAACGTCCGTCGTCAGCGCATCATCGAGGTAGCGAAGACGTCGTTGGAAGCCGTCGTCGCTGGTCCAGGCGAGCTTGCCGGCCGACTCGTTGCGTCCCTTGGGTCCTGGAATTTCGGCCCAAACACCGAAGTGGCAAGGGCTTGCGCCGGATTTGTTGTCTTGGCCGACGTGCGGGAATTAGCTATCGCGCAGCGGATTTTGATCGTCAACCGTGAGGAGCAAACGGCCATTACCAACAGGAAGATCGCGTGGCATGTCTCTCCTGAATCGGCC
The window above is part of the Planctomycetota bacterium genome. Proteins encoded here:
- a CDS encoding glycoside hydrolase family 15 protein, which codes for MQISLHCNDVVDFNRNVLVRKVRVHNRLDSARLVKLFHHNDFLMFGTRIGDTAYYDPELKSMVHYRGKRYLSATFFEEHGNGGEYPISQRVDEYATGTSGFGGAEGTYRDAEDGKLGMNPIAQGAVDATMSINVHLAPGETRTLYMAIIAGKSRDEVAELHRWLTRQTPGRVVKRTTDYWRLWSQGAGVQFGDLSEPVVKMFKRSLLTVRTQIDDEGAILAANDSDIMQFARDTYSYMWPRDGALVADALDLCGFSDLARNFYSFCQRLIQPEGFFLHKYNPDGSPASSWHPWIKDGEPSLPIQEDETALVVWAMWRHYWRYRDTEYVRPLWIDVVIPAADFMCAYRDDKTGLPLPSYDLWEERWGIHAFTVATVYGGLIAARNFAVSFGDSDRAEKYGKAAAEIREAAAKYLWSDRLGRFARRLVPTDAKGPPQEPHYEDPEAETLHEKPDCDGLFEVDDVIDASLFAIYKFHLFAGDDPRVQATMQAVEDELWVKTDVGGVARYTNDYYHRISDDIDKVPGNPWFICTLWLADYKIHVANTKGELQEAHPIFEWTASHALESGVLAEQVNPYTNDPISVSPLTWSHATVCSTVMKYLEKLEQLDRVNAGPDTFQMRVPGRFQSTHSSDVPDAPGGEYQDDFSIPEPPARPETPDADDAQAA